The region CTTGCTGAGGCAACTAGAAAGCTCTAAAGTATCAAACATTTCATAGAATATGTTTTTAAGTCTCTACTTATAGATTGTTTGTTAGAGGTCTTAAAATAGTGGATATACTGCAGTTTAAagattttgcagttttttagaTATTGCTGATAAATTTTGTCCCATGaaagaaacacagcaaagaGTTGGTTTTATCAGGGCTACTTCAGAACAAAATGCAGCATCAGGTGGAGCAGACCTGTCCCGGTGTTCCTGAGCCAGTTTTCGACGGTCCCACTCCGTCAGCCTCTGCAGGGTCACATGGTCCTGCAGAGCAAGCAGGAACCTTCTCAGAGCCCGCTTCCGATAAAAACGCTCAGCTCGCTCCTCCTGAATCATCCGCAGGTCGCCCAGCTGAAACCAAGATAAGGATGTTGTGACTGATGAGGTAAAAAAAGGCACGTAAATCCCGTTTACCGTTATTCTATCCATTATATATAAAGCAATAGGGCTTACAAACTGATTTGTGTAAGCTAGAGAGTATAGAAGATATATTGTGGCAAAATTTAAACTGGATTTCTCATCACTTTTCTTTTGATGTCTGGTGTGCTCCTTCATAATGCTGTTTGTTAACAAATGTTCTCCCCCGAAACcttcacaaaacagctgaatttatgctttaatttgaatttttaattgctttttatCTCGAAACTGTTGCTCTGCCaggtaaaatctaaataaaatacattttggttGCAAGTTTACAGACTACACACAGAAACCTTTGCAAGGTAATGTATACTGTGTATAAAAGGGTATACTCACTCTTTTCCAGCAGTTTAAACTCCAACGAAGCAGAAAATGCTTCTGTAGTTGGTCAGCACAGGCCACCCTCTCACGCTGGGTCTCTCTTGCATACTGTAGCCATCCCAGGGTGCACTGCTTCAGGAGGAAGAGGTTGTGATGACTCTCGGCCAGCTGGGAACAAATGGGAGGAGATAAATTAGTACTACTCTATAATTTCTCTATAATTTCCGAAACAAAGCAATATAGGACAgattgttgtatttatttacagaaataaaactatgtGTCACAGTGGTTGTGTTTCTCATACAGATTGATGTATTCACAGACACATCTGAGCTTTGCACACAATATCTAAGCATCATAGGAGAGGTTAAGATGTTAGCGCACTGTATGATCACTACAGTGaattacaaaagtattcatattcataaattttgtcactttacagcaAACCTTAGtgcattttattaggattttatgtgatacactAATACTAAGCAGCACATAACCATGAAGTGTTTGCTTTtgctaaatacttttttgtgcAACCAGAGATCTGAAAAGAAGGCTGTGCTTTTGTATTAAGCCTTGTAAATCAATACCTTTTGAAATTACATTTGGCTTCTATTACTGCTGCACGTCTTTTAAGGTGTGCCTCTAACCGTCGTTGCACATctacaaacaaaaacctgtaTGTGTTCTTTTTCGtccaaaataactaaaactgcTTTTGAAAATAACGACTGCCACAGACTAACAATTGAACTATAAGGGGaatgaatacaaatacattctGCGCTTTCATTTATTATATTgcataaaactaaacaacaaagtAATTTCACTTCTGTGTGGCAATTATGAAGTACTTAGTGATGGTTAATTACATCAAATCCCAAAACACTAAAGAtagcaacatgacaaaatgtggattCTCAGAGTATGGATAGTTTTGAAAGTCACTAGTTTTGCTTCTACTTATTATGAAAATACAAGATGATGCGAGAATATTATGCATTTTAACATGTCCACAACAAGATAGGCCTTATAAATGGTTTATGTTATGAGCCACTATTATGCTTTGTTGTCAATCTGCTGTCATAAAAACCACCTGATAAGTATAATCTTCCTCTGAGCCAGAATgaagtgttttctgtgtttatgtgatTGTGAATTTGAGACAGTCTGGCTTTGAATGTCGCTGCATTACACAAGACGGGGTGTTTACCTCCATGTTTTCACGTCTTAACTGCATGAGGTGTTTCCATGGCGCCAGGCCTCGATGCGACAACAAGGTTTTGTTATGGTGTTGACAGGCCAGTCTCATGAGCTCCTGGCGCCTTTTTAattgtctttgtctttctgctTCTCTCTGGATGGACGCAGAGAAGCAATATTTACATCTTGTGTGTAACTTGTACAAACTTGTGTCAggtgaataaaacataaaatactccTCACCTCTCGTTCCAGCCTCTTCTCCTCCCTCTTCTTTTCGGCAGCCTTGCgtttctcctcctgctcctccctCTCCCTTTGTTCCTCGGCAGCTTTCATCTCAGCCTGAAGATTCAGTCATTAAAATTTGTACAATCAATGCTTGAAAGTATGATTACTCTGGAAGGATTGTCAGTCTCACCAacttttcctcttctttccttCTCTTGATTTCCTCGATCTCCTGCCTCCGTTCGGCACGCTGTCGAGCTCGGACTTCCATGGCTCGGGAGAGGGAAAGAGAGTTTCAAGTTTTTTAAGGCAaaggaaatgctttttttttcttttgggaaaaaaaaaatctgaattctgtAGGTCAGCAAAGACCTTGAAAGTAATAGAGGTTTTTAGGAAGGCATGGCATCactttaagcaataaaatgaaaaaaagaagcaattgcATCAAGGGCATTTCGCAAAGTGGAGATAAACAGTAGGGTGTCTGTGGGTTTGCAAAAAGGTCAGAAAATCAGGCAAGGTTAAATATGCATATAATTGTATGTTTGTGTCTGAGTCTTAGTCACAACACCTGGGTAAAGATGTGAAataatgaaagagaaaacaaatctaTACAaactggagagagagagagagcaggtgTCATGGAAAAACATCAGTTTCTTGTATTTATCCTTTTAGCCATATgaagattttttgtttacttgatGCAATCCATTGATTTACTGGTAACTCTTCTTTATGTTTCCAACCTCTGAAAGCAAATAGTGTGAgtattttatgagtttttgtgtttaatctgACATCAGAAGCAGTAGGATAGACAGCGCAGTAAAAGGAAATCATTGGACAAGAAATAATTACTAATCTGACAAGGTTGCAGAGCCTGATGTTTACTTTCTGTAAATCCACCAACTGATCAACTTGAACGTAGACTGTTtttggtgaaaaggaaaatagttTATAGTTTTGGTCCCCAAAAGGGAATTTTCAGGAAACCCTCCTTCATTTTTAAAGCCTGTCTGTTGGTAATAAAATAGTATTGTCCTGCTGCGTGTTTATAAATGGGCACTGGTGACGAAAACAGGCTCTCTTTGTTCTCTTGTTTCATTTCAACTGTGTGCGCAGACAGTAGCAGTGCTTGGGATAAGATGCATGAAGACATGAGAAGTTCGGAGGTCAGCTACTACACAATGGACACCCTGGGGAGGTTAATCCTCTTATGAGGGGACACGGACGGGTGCCAGACAGAAGTGGGAGAAGAAAAAGGCAGCTTCAGATGAAggtcatttattttccatcaggGTGTGAAGCTATAATCTATAAAAGCAATCTGCTGAATCTGGTCACAAGATGGACTTTTAAATGAGGCAAGATTCATCTGGTTTAGTGTCAGAAGTGCTGAAGCTGGTGGAAGAAGAAGTTGCGGCAACagattgcagcattaagttaaacatttttggttCTGCATTTGATGTGCTTAGTTATTTAgactcatttttttctctctctcttcaattaaaaacatatgCTGTTAAATTTAAAGGCGAGAACGATTCCAACAGAGTAACAGCATGAGATTAAAAATGGTGCCATTAAAGGAGAGAGGGTGTTTTTTCATCAATCTGcgtctttttaaatgttatctATTAATAGAGCGAAACTGGGTTTAAGTATGCAGAACGCAAACAGTGACCAGCAAGGTGCAATGATCCTGAGGGATGTTCCTTTTGACTTTCACCGTGATCAAGATGCAACTAATATTATTGAGGTTGAACCATTAAGTCTACCTATATATCagtttgtatatatatttaggtgtttttctatttcaggAATCTTTTTAAAGAACAGGGGTAATTTTTTCTGGGCCTCCTTTGATTTGACTGCAGtaaccaggaaaaaaaagattatcaGGGTTGAAATCTAACCCAGAGGGCACCTCACCTTCAGGATGAAGATTTTTAATGGGTGGGGGCTAAGTGTTTTTTATTGGATCCAAAACATAACATCCAAACTAAGTAGTTCATTTTGCGTAGCACATCTTTACATgcaagtatatattttttaaaaatcagttaaGTGAACTTCATGCAACTGACTCAAATTCTCTAAAAATGCGaataaattttagatttttctttactATAGCCTCAATGAAACAATCTGGGATTGAATTGTCCTGAATTTAACACCTTCTCAGCTTACTGAAGCTCCATGAATAAGTTTGAATGTTATATTTCCAAACAATAACAAACAGTGCTGCGGTACAGCTAGACTTTACATAATTTACTGGTAATTTAAGATTTTCGATGAAGTCAAAAAGCACACAACAAACAACCAGAGGAAAAAAGGTTTGTGGAAATGAAGTTTCCAGGAGCAAAgtgaaaatgcacattttctttgttgttactgtttgttttgcaaCTTTACACATttactaaaactgaaaaaaaaaacaccatataTTTTGCGAtactaaatatattattttattactgtaatttcagaaaaagagaaagtaaaataatgatTGGATCAAGATATTGTACTGCCTGTGTCTCCTTACACTGAATGCATCTGTGAGCAGTCTCTGTTGTTAAGCTTTCAGACTGACCTGCGATGATGGGATGGGGGCATGTCTGCTTCCTGACAGGTTTCCTGGAAGGTGCACTCTGACTATCCGGCTCCCCTGTAGCCTTTGGAGCTCTGCAGCTGTGATGATAACAGCCAGAAGAAAGAAAGCCTGTCACAACTTTTGTTTGCGTGCTCACATCATCCTGATAGTTGCTTGACAAATTTCAGACGGCGGAGGGAATGTCCAGCGGCGAGAAGTAATGTCAGACTGGCCATAAATCTGAAACTGCGGACAGGTTTTATCTCACAAAAtatactttgtttcttttcacattaaattctCAAGAAACAACAACTCAGTGTTATCTGTAAAGGTTTAAAACATTGCATCtatgttaaaaattaaagttatttacacattttgagcctaaatatttatcttgtatttaaGGACTGAGATGCAAACACCCACATCaaaattttgttacatttccttTAGCAAGTTGCATGGAAAGCACACACTTTTTGAAGAAGTCACATACAAGTCTAGATATTTGACCTCTcttctcatcatcatcatcatcatcatcatcatcatcatcatcatcatcatcatcatcatcatcatcaagtgtatctgtatagcacatttcatcaacgaggcaattcaaagtgctttacatgacaaaaacataacacagtaaataaacaacaaaaaaaaacccattacaTTGGAGTggtaaaatatagaaaagtgtttaaaagttGCAATCTtgactaaaactaaaatgttatatattaACGTATCACTAGTATACAAGTACAGATATTTATCAATGCCTAAGAAAACTGttaatttaaaagattaaatgtggTGTATAAGTGGTTTAGAAATCACTTGTAAAGGGTTTCTATACTGACTATAAGCCAGTAGAAATCTCTTTACTGGTGTTGCTTGGAAAGTGATCTCAGGTCACTTAAATTTTTAATGATGTTCAGTGAGCCAACCTGTGTTCCCCGGGGGCAAAACTGCATCTCTTCGCTTCCTGTAGCGCTGACAGCTGAGTAATCTGCGCAGCCTTTTCCATTTCTAACTCCAACCCTGTAAAGATCTGCTGTTCCTTCAGCCGGGTGATttgctcctgctgctccttcagGAGTTTCCTCTGTTGTGTGATGATTTGCTTCTGGACGGCGTGTCTGTTTTCGAACCTGCCAGCTGGTGATGCCGTGCGTTTGTTACCAAGAACCCTGTTTTCTGTCACCCTCTGCCGTGCATTGTGTAGGTCTTCTGCAGTGGGTGCAATGTGGCGTCTGGTCACCTGCCAAGGCTGAAGAGGTTGGCCCGCATCACCCACAGAGTTTTTACTCTGATGTCCTGTAGAAGCTTCCAGGACCTCATTCTCTGCTGCATGGCAGCCCTTCTATTGAATATATGATGGACAAATGAAGGTAAGATTAGACATGCAGAAACCATTGGCTAAAAATGGTCTAAGTTTCAGTTCAAAGTAAAGCACTTATATAGGTTTACTTCACAGAAATGAGACATTTaaggcatttatttatgttaaattcAACAATAATGGCTTACTCCCATTACAAATCTACAATATTAGAcagataaaacaaatgtttgagcAAAAGACACTCTATAAGTTAAGTTTGGTTTTTGTGGAttagaaattattgttttattaaatgtgcaGAGACATGTTCCAGAACAATGTTGTTACTTTGCTTATTTCCCAGAAGtttgtcttaaaaacaacacattttcctgctttttaaagACTTTCAGCATTGCCCATAAGCAATCGTCTTATGTTTTGGTCATGTTTGTGATCCTAgagtcattttttaataataaatcatagAGTACGTTTTAGTTGAAATGTGTAGTTTTTGAGTCTGTAAAGGAGGCTGCATCCCTCACCTTGGCATCTGTATCCTCTTGACTTGGCGGCTCCTGGGCCAAACATATTGGTAAACTGGCAGGAGTTTCTATGGCTGTGAGTTTGCCTGTAGCTGCAGCATCGATCAAGGCGGCCATCTTAACTTTGGTTTCCTGCTGCCGGGCCAAAAGTTCCCGTTGTAACTTTGCCCTCTGGCTCCAGAGCTGCCACTCATTCAGACATCGCCGTAGCAACCGTCTATGGTTGTTTTCCACAGCCAGCTGGAATTGCCTGAAGGAACATGAAGATTTGCtcatattttatctttaaacaaGGTATCTGTAACTTTAGAAAGTTATCTGTTGTGTTCctggttgctgtttgttttgtggatATTACAGCAAAGGGAAGCAAAATGCATATGCACTTTTGTCTTTGcagacaggtttttttttttaaaaaattcatgcATCATTTTACTTTGTGCTTAATTTGATTTTgtgaaaatcaaattaaacacatgaaaaaacTGATtctaaaaaatcacaaaaaagctCCAGAGGccaaaatacttttgcaaagagCTGTGTATTGTGCAACTTGTCGGTTGCATTAAAAGTTAATACAGATCCTTTGACTTGCCTGTTTTCTATTCGCAGTTGCTCCGCTGTTCTCTCCACCTCTCGCCGACTGCGCTCCGCCCACACCACAGCTCGCCACGCTCGCCATGCTCTCAGCTGCCTCCTCCAATCACAGAGGGCCACCGCCTTACCCATATGTAACTTTCGCCTTAACACCACTGAGTGCCATCCAGACAGATGCTTGTGCAGACACTACAACAATTGCACAACTGCATTAACATCTGCAGGTGAAATTACAACCTGAAATCCCAGACCAGTCAGTGAACTCATCTACTGCATAGTACGTGCACCAACCTGGAGGTTGCTCATGTTAATCTTTGCCTGAatcttctgttgttgttgtagttgaTTAAACTCCTTCAGCAGCTGCTTTGAGGGAAGTGCAGGGATTGACTCAAGGCTTCTGACTGCCCTCTGCACctgtttctccttctctctAGAAACCAAATAAAAGGCCAAAGattcatttttacaataaattacatCAAGAGTTTGTTGCAGAAACACGAATTTGTCAGGATATTACATAAAGCAGAGATACTCACCACTCTCAGTTATAGCAAAATCTGGAATTttctattatatattttattctatttcatttagaaatgtctAAAGCtgtgcaattttaaaacaacatagcTTTAGAGGCAGCAGCTCTGGAAAGTGATTAGGTTAAGATCAGGTTTTTCaccacaacattttaaaaccataacagcataaaaatgtcatgtaaagatttttctttttcaagttggaaagagaaaaaaatgtaagcagAATTTAATTCGGGGACCcaatttcagttaaaaaatatgaaactcaTTTACATTCATTACATACAGagtgatatttatttctgttaaatttaattattaagCCTTACAGGTAATGAAAACCCTTAATTCAGTTTCATAGATatttgaatattacatcagaacaATAAGGAAGGATTTTTAATACATGAATGTTATGTTATAAAATTAGAGTCAGAACAGATTATCCAATCAGGTAATGACCTACTTTTGACGAGCTGCGTGTTCCAAGGCCTTCTTTTCCTCCATCAGTCGCCTCAGTCTCACCATCTCCTGCTGCACCATCTCCTCCTCTCTACGCTTCAGctgcttcttcctcttctccccCTCTTGCTCCTTCTTTTTCGCCTCCTCTCTGACATCCTGCTGAgcttccttctctctcctcttcctctgtttctcaGCCTCCCTTTGTGCCCTGTTCTCTCGCACCTTGAGcagaaaccagcagcagctttgtgGCCACAATCCAACTCAAAACATGCATAGCTGCAATTCAACCTGAGGAACTGAGCCTACAGTGCCATGGAAAAGTACTCATACCACTAGAACCTTTTCACACTTTATGTtacaacaaaaatcttttatttgtacttacacaaagtagtgcatatcTGTGAGTCCATATCTGTGTATATCTGTGATGCAACTTTAGCATGGAGTTAAGATGCATGTCTTTTTCAGCAATACACATCTCCAGAATATGTCTTTTCTGcctaatattttttgcaaaaaagctCAAGTACTATCAGTGCTATCAGATTTATAGAGAACGACTCTAAACATTAATTTTTAGGTCCTGTCTCAACGTAATTTAGCTTACTTTCAGTTGACACTTTGTTCTTGTCACTTTCATATAATTGCCATATTTGTGGAGTTCATGACTTAAGTTTGTTCTTTCAACAGGTTTTCTGATTTTCCAACtaggcctcttggctgcttctctgattaatgctccctctgatacattttttcaattttcagaTGTTATATTGTTCTATAAAAAAATCCTGCTCTAAGCCTCTCCACATTTTTCCCTTGACCTGTCTGCCTTTGTGACGCTGCTTGTttactaatgttttctaacaaaccacTATGGCCTTCATAGAACAGCTTCAATTATACCAATTTCAAACTACACACATTCCCCTATTACCATAAATATTCTTCACCTTCCACTTCATAACTATAAAGTGGAGTATTTATGTGCCACCCTGTGCCagtatattaaataaaatcccattaaaatacatagGTGTTTGTAtctgatgtgacaaaatgtgaaaatgcacAGGCACAAACCTGTTGGTGTCGCGCTTCCATGGTGATTGCTGGATTTCTAaacttcttctgcttttctcgATCATCGCGAGACAACTCCTCCAGCATTCCACAGTCCAGCAGCTCTTGCTTCATTAGATCTTGGAGGAAGCTCTCAACAGCCaattgttcttcttcttcaaccAGACAGTCATAAAGATCTGAAATAAGATCGAGAGATGAACCTCACCTTTtcacaacttttcctttttagCTAATTAAATGGATTTCCATCCATTTGGTGCCAGTGAATAGCTGCAGTATGGCTACAATATAGCATTTGTATCTTTAGAcctgctgaataaaaatataaaaaataccgTCAAACTTTTTGTAATCGATGTAAGTAGGCTGGGCACTAGCTGAGGCAGTAGGTTGTGTGTTTTCAACATGGTCCTTCAattcatcatcatcctccatGTCCAGCTCTTTCCGTAACTTATCACTCAGCCAGTCATCTAGAAGAGCCTGAGCTGCAAGAAAGAGCAGATTGTGAGTCAAGTGAAATGACAAACTTTTTGACacttggatttttaaaaattgatggAATTAGTAATGTTGTTGGTGTATTGGTGAACAGATCACATGAACGCTGTAACCGAGATTACAGGTTTTCCTAAATGGAAACTTACTTTAGGATTCAACTGCCACAATGTAAAATGATAAAGCTGGGATaatatgatgttttttgttaataCAACTTTCCTAAGTGGGTAGAAATGATCTCCAATTTTCTCTAGTTCATAAACAACAAACTACATTTGGTGGAATCCAAAATCTTTTTTAAGCTTCTGTTTAAGCTTATTCATTGGTTTTCATCAACGACTTTAATgttatttaagatatttaacaCCCTTagcaaattttaataattaaatgtaactgaattatttattatttatattttagttttagaactgttcaaagtgcttcaatTTTAAGTAGTACCCCAAGGCTTTCTGCGGCTaggaactgaactgaactgaatccaATCCAGCTGAATGACTTCTTGTTTTCCTGGTCAATCTTAATTTtggaaaatacaagaaaactTGCAAATCAAGTAAGAAATGTATGTTGAAAAATTTGATTGCTGTCCATAAGATACCTATTTGCTTAAACATAACCATAACCAACatttattgagaaaaatggaAGGAGAAATTTGTGAGAATTACTCTCACAAATTAGTCTGGctttatttaaacacattaatcTAAAGATTTGCaaagcttttgtgtttattctacattagaaataaatataataatatagaATGGTGCAGTAAAAGAGATAATCTGTCAGCATCCACATTACTTAATGATTATACctgactgaaaacaaagaaacattttatgttaGTAGCCTAATAGTAGAAGATAGCTTTTTCTGTGAGCTGACCTACCTTCACTGTAAGCGTCATCATGATCCCTCAACTGTTCAGAGCTTTCCAAAGGTACAGCCACTCTATTTATTGCTGATTGAGGTTTCCTATGGGAGAAGACTTCAGACACGGCTAACTCAGAGGCCATCTCCACTCGCTGAGGACAGAGACAAGGACAATAACACACATTAATgtagctaaaaataaagaaagtctAAAATATCATTAAGAGCAAATTGCTTTTATTACCAGCTCAATGTAAGAGATGGTAAAGTCTCACCTTTCTCCACTCATCAATGTCATCATTCTTCACAGGTCTCTGTCATTAAAGGATATAAATATATACCTTTGGGTAAAAGCAGAACTGAAAGATGCACGTCACATTGTCACTTTTGCCTTTCTGAAAATCCCCTCAGAGGGACCTTGAGTTGCTGATGCAGTGTGAAAATTGTGGGCTGAGGCGAGGGCCTGATGTCTGCGGATTATTTCACAGGAAAGCTCAGCTATTGCCTTAAATCCGCAGATTACCCCGAGAATCATTTCCCGGACTTCAAAAGGTGAGCGGTTTACCGGTAGCAATTCAGCTATCTCAGTCTCCGCCTGCAAGGGTGTACAGCTGCAAGCGTGTGAATATCTGACAACAGACCTGGATGATATTTACCATTGACTTACAAGAAGCCACATCTATGCATATACTCTGGCTATATGTGTGTACCCTTCATATATCATTTATCTTCATATAAAATGGGTTGCATACTCCTATAACCTTTTCATATTTGGTCAGATTACAACTAcaaaaccattccattgtagttTCTGCAGTTAGTTTAGTgtcgttgtcctgctggaaattGAAAGTCTTCCACAGTCTCAAGTCTTTAAAGGCATCTTACTGGTTTCCAATCAGGACTGCCTCATAttttgctccatccatcttccagtTAACACCTACCAGCTTTCTCTCTACTAAACAAAAGCATCCCCATACTATGAATATTCAACTGCCATGTTTTTCCAATAGAGATGGAGTTTTCAGGGTGATGTTTTGAATTGCATTCATCTGGGCCTTATTTCCTAATTAAGCGACATCTGAAAGTATTAGCCATggtttttatttaggggtaaCCTTGTGAAGTAAGGGCTGAAGACAAACCCACACATTCCAGATTTCAAACAAGGTAAAACATTTGTTCCACCTTGTGTCACTATGTGTTGATGCCACACAAAAATCGAAGTAAATGCAAAGGAGTATTTTCGAAAAATGTTAGAAAGTATAAAAggtaatatttttgtaatgcaCTGTAACTTTATGCCTGATGTAAAGGctctgaaattaaaaacacatttattttacttggtcagttgatattaaaaaaatattaagtcactacttttgatttatttttgttaagaaTAATTTCTATATTTATCTTGGAGATGTGTACTCTCTCTTTAAGTGTAAGTCAAGCTTACCTTTTTGGGAGACCCGAGTGTTTTCCACCTGAACAGGTGATAATTGAACCCTGATGATGCCATCTCCACTGTTTATGCATCTGCATAAAATTACGATATAATCTTAAATCCCACTATAGACTTGTCTATTATTTCCACCGTGTACGATACCAAATTTGGGTAAGccaaaaatgtgtagaaaagtTAC is a window of Xiphophorus maculatus strain JP 163 A chromosome 21, X_maculatus-5.0-male, whole genome shotgun sequence DNA encoding:
- the ccdc191 gene encoding coiled-coil domain-containing protein 191 isoform X2, whose protein sequence is MASSGFNYHLFRWKTLGSPKKRVEMASELAVSEVFSHRKPQSAINRVAVPLESSEQLRDHDDAYSEAQALLDDWLSDKLRKELDMEDDDELKDHVENTQPTASASAQPTYIDYKKFDDLYDCLVEEEEQLAVESFLQDLMKQELLDCGMLEELSRDDREKQKKFRNPAITMEARHQQVRENRAQREAEKQRKRREKEAQQDVREEAKKKEQEGEKRKKQLKRREEEMVQQEMVRLRRLMEEKKALEHAARQKEKEKQVQRAVRSLESIPALPSKQLLKEFNQLQQQQKIQAKINMSNLQCLHKHLSGWHSVVLRRKLHMGKAVALCDWRRQLRAWRAWRAVVWAERSRREVERTAEQLRIENRQFQLAVENNHRRLLRRCLNEWQLWSQRAKLQRELLARQQETKVKMAALIDAAATGKLTAIETPASLPICLAQEPPSQEDTDAKKGCHAAENEVLEASTGHQSKNSVGDAGQPLQPWQVTRRHIAPTAEDLHNARQRVTENRVLGNKRTASPAGRFENRHAVQKQIITQQRKLLKEQQEQITRLKEQQIFTGLELEMEKAAQITQLSALQEAKRCSFAPGEHSCRAPKATGEPDSQSAPSRKPVRKQTCPHPIIAAMEVRARQRAERRQEIEEIKRRKEEEKLAEMKAAEEQREREEQEEKRKAAEKKREEKRLEREREAERQRQLKRRQELMRLACQHHNKTLLSHRGLAPWKHLMQLRRENMELAESHHNLFLLKQCTLGWLQYARETQRERVACADQLQKHFLLRWSLNCWKRLGDLRMIQEERAERFYRKRALRRFLLALQDHVTLQRLTEWDRRKLAQEHRDRRVLQRCFQAWRQLPSTLRREREREVRREKLSRKVAELLPDFCSRPLGMSERETV
- the ccdc191 gene encoding coiled-coil domain-containing protein 191 isoform X1: MASSGFNYHLFRWKTLGSPKKRPVKNDDIDEWRKRVEMASELAVSEVFSHRKPQSAINRVAVPLESSEQLRDHDDAYSEAQALLDDWLSDKLRKELDMEDDDELKDHVENTQPTASASAQPTYIDYKKFDDLYDCLVEEEEQLAVESFLQDLMKQELLDCGMLEELSRDDREKQKKFRNPAITMEARHQQVRENRAQREAEKQRKRREKEAQQDVREEAKKKEQEGEKRKKQLKRREEEMVQQEMVRLRRLMEEKKALEHAARQKEKEKQVQRAVRSLESIPALPSKQLLKEFNQLQQQQKIQAKINMSNLQCLHKHLSGWHSVVLRRKLHMGKAVALCDWRRQLRAWRAWRAVVWAERSRREVERTAEQLRIENRQFQLAVENNHRRLLRRCLNEWQLWSQRAKLQRELLARQQETKVKMAALIDAAATGKLTAIETPASLPICLAQEPPSQEDTDAKKGCHAAENEVLEASTGHQSKNSVGDAGQPLQPWQVTRRHIAPTAEDLHNARQRVTENRVLGNKRTASPAGRFENRHAVQKQIITQQRKLLKEQQEQITRLKEQQIFTGLELEMEKAAQITQLSALQEAKRCSFAPGEHSCRAPKATGEPDSQSAPSRKPVRKQTCPHPIIAAMEVRARQRAERRQEIEEIKRRKEEEKLAEMKAAEEQREREEQEEKRKAAEKKREEKRLEREREAERQRQLKRRQELMRLACQHHNKTLLSHRGLAPWKHLMQLRRENMELAESHHNLFLLKQCTLGWLQYARETQRERVACADQLQKHFLLRWSLNCWKRLGDLRMIQEERAERFYRKRALRRFLLALQDHVTLQRLTEWDRRKLAQEHRDRRVLQRCFQAWRQLPSTLRREREREVRREKLSRKVAELLPDFCSRPLGMSERETV